In one window of Halopiger aswanensis DNA:
- a CDS encoding TrmB family transcriptional regulator, translated as MDRDPLRDALQDAGLTAYQADAYITLLEQGMMPAVEVAKQCSVPVSQIYDVLRALEGEGYVETFDQDKLHARPKEPIEILSELRSRGKLMNKAADAIEDRWEQPAISEHTVSVVKHEETVVDRARDLIRDAQSFIELSATVDQFRALTNALQDARDRGVVIRVAVYGTDLEARLEDVDLAATVSELRACRIPGPFLLVADRTRTCFTPNDWANRPFGVLIDDYILSFIFHWYFQTGVWELWETVYEDTEPPFPYMTLEEFVRDVAPLWRDGADLAVTIEGTWVETNEPCQITGIVTDIGYPGIYRSDDYPSFEDVAGFLQLEVAADGQLYSIGGWGAVYEDIEAVRITLEVIEFEDPSSGTEIDVDEVLEEDAETDVD; from the coding sequence ATGGACAGGGATCCGCTGCGAGACGCGCTGCAGGACGCGGGATTGACCGCGTACCAGGCCGACGCCTACATCACGCTTCTCGAGCAGGGGATGATGCCGGCCGTGGAGGTCGCCAAGCAGTGCTCCGTGCCGGTATCGCAGATCTACGACGTCCTCCGCGCACTCGAGGGTGAGGGGTACGTCGAGACGTTCGATCAGGACAAACTCCACGCCCGACCCAAGGAACCGATCGAGATTCTCAGCGAACTCCGCTCGCGCGGGAAGCTGATGAACAAGGCCGCGGACGCCATCGAGGATCGGTGGGAGCAACCGGCGATCAGCGAGCACACGGTCAGCGTCGTCAAACACGAGGAGACGGTCGTCGACCGCGCACGCGATCTGATCCGCGACGCGCAGAGTTTCATCGAACTGTCGGCGACCGTCGACCAGTTCCGGGCGCTGACGAACGCTCTGCAGGACGCCCGGGATCGCGGCGTCGTGATCCGGGTCGCCGTCTACGGGACGGATCTGGAGGCGCGACTCGAGGACGTCGACCTCGCGGCGACGGTGTCGGAACTGCGTGCCTGCCGGATTCCGGGGCCGTTTCTCCTCGTCGCGGACCGAACCCGAACGTGTTTCACGCCCAACGACTGGGCGAACCGCCCCTTCGGCGTCCTGATCGACGACTACATCCTCTCGTTTATCTTCCACTGGTACTTCCAGACCGGCGTCTGGGAACTCTGGGAGACGGTCTACGAGGATACCGAGCCGCCTTTCCCCTACATGACCCTAGAGGAGTTCGTCCGCGACGTGGCGCCGCTGTGGCGCGACGGAGCGGATCTCGCGGTGACCATCGAGGGAACGTGGGTCGAGACGAACGAGCCCTGTCAGATTACGGGTATCGTCACCGATATCGGCTATCCGGGGATCTACCGCTCGGACGACTACCCCTCCTTCGAGGACGTCGCCGGCTTCCTGCAACTGGAGGTCGCCGCCGACGGCCAACTGTACAGCATCGGCGGCTGGGGGGCCGTCTACGAAGATATCGAGGCGGTCCGCATCACCCTCGAGGTGATCGAGTTCGAAGACCCCTCGAGCGGGACCGAAATCGACGTCGACGAGGTGCTCGAGGAAGACGCTGAGACGGACGTAGACTGA